The Vanessa cardui chromosome 9, ilVanCard2.1, whole genome shotgun sequence genome has a window encoding:
- the LOC124532611 gene encoding venom allergen 5-like has protein sequence MITLVFVLGGLLAATEGCGAGKQMLRSGGLTAYEQQSIVDAHNRLRQSVALGQVSSQPPAANMMEMVWDDELAATAQRWADQCTTAHDRASQRDVGRFPVGQNLAATWTTRPPSDQSDSEPDFMKQINAWFDEVHIFGFKPINGGHGTGHYSQLVWGETSHVGCGYTFYYDPSRGYTKLYVCNYGPGGNVIGSNPYEKGSPSCSAHGLSDSRKYSGLCSTSYTTNYQTVDNTNSYISNVIPDSTVEAPGYNYQYYKQFNNQYQYQYQQPQRFYNAETSTFRPLISIFKTASNLFAKPKSTGFRIGNVYV, from the exons atgaTTACCCTAGTGTTTGTTTTGGGAGGTCTCCTCGCAGCGACAGAGGGCTGTGGAGCCGGCAAGCAGATGTTAA GATCAGGAGGATTGACGGCATATGAACAGCAGAGTATTGTTGATGCGCATAATCGCCTCCGACAGTCGGTGGCTTTAGGACAAGTCTCCAGCCAACCACCAGCGGCCAATATGATGGAAATG gtGTGGGATGACGAATTGGCAGCAACTGCTCAACGCTGGGCTGACCAATGTACAACAGCACACGATCGTGCATCTCAGCGTGATGTTGGTCGTTTCCCCGTGGGGCAAAACTTGGCGGCGACATGGACTACTCGCCCCCCATCTGACCAATCCGACTCCGAACCAGACTTCATGAAACAAATCAATGCTTGGTTCGATGAAGTTCATATCTTCGGATTTAAGCCCATTAATGGTGGACACGGAACGGGCCATTACTCACAG TTGGTATGGGGTGAGACGTCTCATGTCGGTTGCGGTTACACATTCTACTACGATCCTTCCCGAGGCTACACCAAGCTGTACGTTTGTAATTACGGCCCTGGTGGAAACGTCATCGGATCAAATCCCTATGAAAAGGGTAGTCCATCTTGCAGCGCCCACGGGCTTTCTGACTCCAGAAAATATTCTGGTCTTTGTT CCACAAGTTACACCACAAACTATCAAACAGTGGACAATACCAACAGTTATATATCGAACGTCATTCCTGACAGCACAGTGGAAGCACCAGGCTACAACTATCAGTACTACAAGCAGTTCAACAACCAATACCAGTATCAGTATCAGCAGCCGCAGAGATTCTACAATGCAGAAACATCGACCTTTAGGCCACTCATCAGTATATTTAAAACGGCTTCAAATCTATTTGCCAAACCAAAATCAACTGGCTTCCGAATTGGCAACGTATACGTATAA